In Acidobacteriota bacterium, a single window of DNA contains:
- a CDS encoding BON domain-containing protein, giving the protein MHTLSNTHRIALPLMALAIAALSVSPAAADGPKYDLFQRVQEQVLRYSFFTVFDNIDVEIAGEGHVVLSGHVTAGHKAKSIEERVEALDGVTTVGNEITVLPVSGFDDRLRYVVARAIYGNPNFWSYATSANPSIHIVVNRGHVTLTGVVDNEMDRQLARALAGQFNAFSVTNELRLPEEVTAELEALG; this is encoded by the coding sequence ATGCACACTCTGTCGAATACACACCGAATCGCTCTGCCGCTGATGGCGCTCGCCATCGCGGCCCTGTCGGTGTCGCCGGCGGCCGCCGACGGGCCGAAGTACGATCTGTTCCAGCGAGTGCAGGAACAGGTGCTCCGGTACTCGTTCTTCACGGTGTTCGACAACATCGACGTGGAAATCGCCGGCGAGGGACACGTCGTGCTCAGCGGCCACGTCACCGCGGGGCACAAGGCGAAGAGCATTGAGGAGCGCGTCGAAGCGCTCGACGGGGTGACCACGGTGGGCAACGAGATCACCGTGCTTCCGGTGTCGGGGTTCGATGACCGGTTGCGATACGTCGTCGCCCGCGCGATCTACGGGAATCCCAACTTCTGGAGCTACGCCACGAGCGCGAATCCGTCGATTCACATCGTGGTGAATCGGGGGCACGTGACGCTCACCGGCGTCGTCGACAACGAGATGGACCGGCAACTGGCCAGGGCGCTCGCCGGGCAGTTCAACGCCTTCTCGGTCACCAACGAGCTACGGCTGCCGGAGGAGGTGACGGCAGAGCTCGAGGCGCTCGGATAG
- a CDS encoding DUF1552 domain-containing protein — MIITKKALPRRTVLRGMGAAVALPLLDAMVPALTAMTRTPAHPARRLAFIYIPNGAYHAAWTPKGTGRDFEWSPSLQPLAPFREQVVVVTDLAHRQLESLGDGGGDHSRASAGWLSGVHAKRTEGADVEVGTTADQIAAREIGTVTPLASLELALDAADIVGHCDAGYSCAYMNTISWRTPTTPNPMERNPRAVFERLFGDGDSTADRLREMEMDRSLLDSVTQEIGRLHTDLGAQDKRRVDEYLEAIRETERRIRKTEQYNRTTEFPVPDRPIGVPEDFETHAGLMIDLQVLAYQADLTRVTTFAFGREASYRTFPAIGINDPHHALSHHQNDEGKLARLGKVNAHHVATFASYLEKLQATPDGDGTLLDHTLLLYGSGMSDGNLHNHSPLPIVLAGGAAGRFKGGRHLRAKPETPMTNLLLSMLDMAGVRPERLGDSTGRLTGL, encoded by the coding sequence ATGATCATCACGAAGAAGGCCTTGCCTCGCCGGACGGTGCTCCGGGGCATGGGAGCAGCGGTCGCTCTCCCGTTGCTCGACGCCATGGTGCCGGCGCTGACGGCCATGACCCGCACGCCCGCGCACCCCGCGCGCCGGCTCGCCTTCATCTACATCCCGAACGGCGCCTACCACGCGGCGTGGACTCCGAAGGGCACGGGCCGTGACTTCGAGTGGTCGCCCTCTCTCCAGCCGCTCGCGCCGTTCCGCGAGCAGGTCGTCGTGGTGACCGATCTGGCCCATCGCCAGCTCGAGTCGCTCGGCGACGGCGGGGGAGACCACTCCCGGGCGAGCGCAGGGTGGCTGAGCGGCGTGCACGCCAAGCGGACCGAGGGAGCCGACGTCGAGGTGGGCACCACCGCCGACCAGATCGCGGCGCGGGAGATCGGGACGGTGACGCCGCTCGCGTCGCTCGAGCTCGCCCTCGATGCCGCCGACATCGTCGGCCACTGCGACGCCGGCTACAGTTGCGCCTACATGAACACCATCTCGTGGCGCACGCCGACCACGCCCAACCCGATGGAGCGCAATCCGCGCGCGGTGTTCGAGCGCCTGTTCGGCGACGGCGACAGCACGGCCGACCGGCTGCGCGAGATGGAGATGGATCGCAGCCTGCTCGACTCGGTCACGCAGGAGATCGGCCGGCTGCACACGGATCTGGGCGCGCAGGACAAGCGGCGGGTGGACGAGTACCTCGAAGCCATTCGCGAGACCGAGCGGCGCATTCGCAAGACCGAGCAGTACAACCGTACGACGGAGTTTCCGGTCCCGGACCGGCCCATTGGCGTGCCGGAGGACTTCGAGACGCACGCCGGACTGATGATCGACCTGCAGGTGCTGGCCTACCAGGCCGATCTCACGCGCGTGACCACCTTCGCCTTCGGCCGCGAGGCCAGCTACCGGACCTTTCCGGCCATCGGCATCAACGATCCGCACCACGCCCTGTCGCACCACCAGAACGACGAGGGGAAGCTCGCCAGGCTGGGCAAGGTCAACGCGCACCACGTCGCGACCTTCGCGTCGTACCTGGAGAAGCTGCAGGCGACGCCGGACGGCGACGGCACGCTGCTCGACCACACGCTGCTCCTCTACGGGAGCGGCATGAGCGACGGCAACCTGCACAACCACTCGCCGCTGCCGATCGTGCTGGCCGGCGGTGCGGCCGGCAGGTTCAAGGGCGGTCGACACCTGCGCGCCAAGCCCGAGACACCCATGACGAACCTGCTGCTGAGCATGCTCGACATGGCCGGGGTACGGCCCGAGCGCCTCGGCGACAGCACGGGGCGGCTGACCGGCCTCTGA